A single Gallaecimonas xiamenensis 3-C-1 DNA region contains:
- the nhaA gene encoding Na+/H+ antiporter NhaA, producing MKVFLKSLFTPDTRGGTLLILAAALAMALANSPWAGYYQQWLATPLVVQAGPLVVDKPWLAWVNDGLMAIFFLLIGLEVKHELISGALSSPKKAVLPVIAAIGGMLAPALVFLTLNFDDPINRQGWAIPAATDIAFAVGVLALLGKRVPPALKIFLLALAIIDDLGVIIIIALFYTHELSTLSLAIAGAATAVLVLMNLLNVRRLLPYLLVGAVLWVSVLKSGVHATLAGVLIGFLIPQKVGHDKPAHRLENMLSDYTAILILPLFALANAGVSLQGLSLDSLLAPLPLGIMLGLFIGKPLGVYSATWLAVKAGVASLPEHTNWRQILALSVLCGIGFTMSMFIASLAYQHEHVIYDTYSRLGILAGSTVAAIVGYWLMKRSLSPNTEEPAS from the coding sequence ATGAAGGTATTTCTGAAGTCGCTGTTTACCCCCGACACCCGTGGGGGCACCCTGCTGATACTGGCGGCGGCCCTGGCCATGGCCTTGGCCAACTCACCTTGGGCCGGTTATTACCAGCAGTGGTTGGCTACTCCCTTGGTTGTGCAGGCCGGCCCCCTGGTAGTGGACAAACCCTGGCTGGCCTGGGTGAACGACGGCTTGATGGCCATCTTCTTCCTGCTCATTGGCCTTGAGGTCAAACACGAGCTGATCAGTGGTGCCCTGTCGAGCCCGAAAAAGGCGGTGTTGCCGGTTATCGCCGCCATCGGCGGCATGTTGGCCCCAGCCCTGGTGTTCCTGACCCTCAACTTTGACGATCCCATCAACCGCCAAGGCTGGGCCATTCCGGCCGCCACCGACATCGCCTTTGCGGTAGGTGTGTTGGCGCTGCTGGGCAAAAGGGTGCCACCGGCCCTGAAGATCTTCCTGTTGGCACTGGCCATCATCGACGACTTGGGCGTTATCATCATCATTGCCCTGTTCTATACCCATGAGCTCTCCACCCTCAGCTTGGCCATCGCCGGGGCTGCTACTGCGGTGTTGGTGCTGATGAACCTGCTCAATGTGCGCCGCTTGCTGCCTTACCTGCTGGTGGGGGCGGTGCTGTGGGTCAGCGTCCTCAAGTCCGGTGTGCATGCCACCCTGGCCGGTGTCTTGATTGGCTTTTTGATCCCCCAGAAGGTTGGCCACGACAAGCCGGCCCACCGCCTGGAAAACATGCTGTCTGACTACACGGCCATCTTGATATTGCCGCTCTTTGCCCTGGCCAATGCCGGCGTGTCCCTGCAGGGGCTGAGCCTTGACAGCCTGTTGGCGCCCTTACCCCTTGGCATCATGCTGGGCCTGTTCATCGGCAAGCCCTTGGGTGTCTACAGTGCCACCTGGCTGGCGGTGAAAGCCGGGGTTGCCAGCCTGCCGGAGCACACCAATTGGCGGCAGATCCTGGCCTTGTCTGTGTTGTGCGGTATCGGCTTTACCATGTCCATGTTCATTGCGTCACTGGCCTATCAACATGAGCACGTGATCTACGACACCTATTCACGACTGGGGATTTTGGCCGGCTCGACGGTGGCTGCCATTGTCGGTTACTGGTTGATGAAGCGAAGCCTTTCCCCCAACACCGAGGAGCCTGCGTCATGA